In Sphingomonas sp. LT1P40, the following are encoded in one genomic region:
- a CDS encoding tRNA (cytidine(34)-2'-O)-methyltransferase, with translation MRIALFQPDIAGNVGAVLRIGACLATPVELIEPMGFAWDDKRVARAGMDYIDHVQVTRHQGWDAFAAQATGRIVLLTTKGATPLHDFAFLPDDILLFGSEGAGAPEHVHERADARVFIPMAAGMRSMNLSVSAGIVLAEALRQTGGWPLPAKMD, from the coding sequence ATGCGCATCGCCCTGTTCCAGCCCGATATTGCCGGAAACGTCGGTGCCGTGCTGCGCATCGGCGCGTGTCTGGCGACCCCGGTCGAGCTGATCGAACCGATGGGATTCGCGTGGGACGACAAGCGCGTGGCGCGAGCAGGGATGGACTATATCGACCATGTGCAGGTGACGCGGCATCAGGGATGGGATGCGTTTGCGGCGCAGGCGACCGGGCGAATCGTGCTGCTGACGACCAAGGGTGCGACGCCGCTGCACGATTTTGCGTTTCTGCCCGACGATATCCTGTTGTTCGGCAGTGAGGGCGCGGGCGCGCCGGAACATGTCCATGAGCGGGCGGACGCTCGCGTGTTCATTCCAATGGCGGCGGGGATGCGGTCGATGAACCTGTCGGTATCGGCGGGAATCGTGCTGGCGGAGGCGTTGCGGCAAACCGGCGGGTGGCCTTTGCCCGCCAAAATGGATTAG
- the petA gene encoding ubiquinol-cytochrome c reductase iron-sulfur subunit, with product MATLDEAVPPGDAVDAPADPRRRDYLAIGAVAWAGVGAGVIALPLVNQMSPSADVLALSTTELDVSAIQPGQAIKSSFLKQPLFVRNLTQKEMDEANAVAVDTLRDPQTLAQRTKEGKANWLITLGVCTHLGCVPLGAGEGENKGPFGGYFCPCHGSAYDTAGRIRTGPAPTNLAVPDYEFISDTAIRVG from the coding sequence ATGGCAACGCTTGATGAAGCTGTTCCTCCAGGTGACGCGGTCGACGCGCCGGCCGATCCGCGTCGCCGCGACTATCTCGCGATCGGTGCGGTCGCATGGGCGGGCGTCGGCGCGGGCGTGATTGCGCTGCCTTTGGTCAACCAGATGAGCCCGTCGGCCGACGTGCTCGCGCTGTCGACCACCGAACTCGACGTGTCGGCGATCCAGCCGGGTCAGGCGATCAAGTCCAGCTTTTTGAAGCAGCCGCTGTTCGTGCGCAACCTGACACAAAAGGAAATGGACGAGGCGAACGCCGTCGCCGTCGATACCCTGCGCGATCCCCAGACGCTTGCGCAGCGGACGAAGGAGGGCAAGGCCAACTGGCTGATCACGCTGGGCGTCTGCACCCATCTGGGCTGCGTGCCGCTGGGTGCTGGCGAGGGCGAGAACAAGGGGCCGTTCGGCGGCTATTTCTGCCCGTGTCACGGTTCGGCCTACGACACGGCGGGTCGCATCCGCACGGGGCCAGCACCGACCAACCTGGCGGTTCCCGACTATGAGTTCATTTCCGACACCGCGATCCGGGTCGGCTGA
- a CDS encoding cytochrome b, with product MSFPWATQYTPKHPLMKWVDDRLPLPRFVYNAVGAGYPVPRNLNYFWNFGILAGLFLVLQIVTGIVLAMHYAANAGIAFDSVEHIMRDVNGGWFFRYAHANGASMFLLVVYIHMARGLWYGSYKAPREMVWLLGVVIFLLMMATAFMGYVLPWGQMSFWGAQVITGFFSAIPGVGETIRVWLLGGYVPDNAALNRFFSLHYLLPFVIAGVVILHIWALHIPGSSNPTGVEVKSEQDTVPFHPYYTAKDGVGVGVALLILSLLIFFSPNLLGHPDNYIPANPLSTPAHIVPEWYFLPFYAILKSFTFDFLWIPAKLWGVLAMFGAILLLFFLPWLDTSPVRSANYRPTYRWFLWILLIDVLVLGYIGGASPSPWVILIGQIATAYYFMHFLLILPIVSAMERPRPLPNSITEAVLAGKGGTSPAQTAIAAE from the coding sequence ATGAGCTTTCCCTGGGCAACGCAATACACGCCGAAGCATCCGCTGATGAAGTGGGTGGACGATCGTCTGCCGCTTCCGCGCTTCGTCTATAACGCGGTCGGCGCGGGCTATCCCGTGCCGCGCAACCTCAATTATTTCTGGAACTTCGGCATCCTCGCCGGCCTGTTCCTGGTGCTTCAGATCGTCACCGGCATCGTGCTGGCGATGCATTATGCCGCCAATGCGGGCATCGCATTCGACAGCGTCGAGCATATCATGCGCGACGTGAATGGCGGCTGGTTCTTCCGCTATGCGCACGCCAACGGCGCGTCGATGTTCCTGCTCGTCGTCTATATCCATATGGCGCGCGGCCTGTGGTACGGATCGTACAAGGCACCGCGCGAAATGGTGTGGCTGCTCGGCGTCGTCATCTTCCTGCTGATGATGGCCACCGCGTTCATGGGTTACGTGCTGCCATGGGGTCAGATGAGCTTCTGGGGCGCACAGGTCATCACCGGCTTCTTTTCGGCGATACCGGGGGTGGGTGAGACGATCCGCGTGTGGCTGCTGGGCGGTTACGTGCCGGACAATGCCGCGCTCAACCGCTTCTTCTCGCTCCACTATCTGCTGCCGTTCGTGATCGCCGGTGTGGTCATCCTCCACATTTGGGCACTGCACATTCCCGGCTCGTCGAACCCGACCGGCGTGGAAGTGAAGAGCGAGCAGGATACGGTGCCGTTCCACCCCTATTATACCGCCAAGGATGGCGTGGGTGTGGGCGTGGCGCTGCTGATCCTGTCGCTGCTGATTTTCTTCTCGCCGAACCTGCTGGGCCATCCGGACAATTACATTCCGGCCAACCCGCTTTCGACGCCGGCGCACATTGTGCCCGAATGGTATTTCCTGCCCTTCTACGCGATCCTGAAGTCGTTCACCTTCGACTTCCTGTGGATCCCGGCGAAGCTGTGGGGCGTGCTCGCCATGTTCGGGGCGATCCTGCTGCTGTTCTTCTTGCCGTGGCTGGACACGTCGCCGGTGCGTTCGGCGAACTATCGCCCGACCTATCGCTGGTTCCTGTGGATCCTGCTGATTGACGTACTGGTGCTGGGTTACATCGGCGGCGCATCGCCGTCGCCCTGGGTGATCCTGATCGGTCAGATCGCCACCGCCTATTACTTCATGCACTTCCTGCTGATCCTGCCGATTGTGTCGGCGATGGAGCGTCCGCGTCCGCTGCCCAACTCGATCACCGAAGCGGTGCTCGCGGGCAAGGGCGGCACTTCGCCTGCACAAACCGCAATCGCTGCCGAATAA
- a CDS encoding cytochrome c1 — protein sequence MVRILGGLVGLGFVAALLFGIWDTLSNGMKVAPTAEHEFHEHAKETKFSFDGFLGKYDNRQLQRGLQVYKEVCAACHSLRLVSFRDLEALGYDEGQVKTLAKGFQVPSVNPDTGEAATRDGLPSDKFPLVYANDVAARAANNNAIPPDLSLMAKARHNGPAYIYSLLTGYQVQPAALLKEFPEAKTPTGLHFNPYFATLNLAMAPPLKDGQVTYSDGTAAKVDNYAKDVAAFLAWTAEPKLQARKTAGLATVIFLLIFCFLTYGAYKSIWRNLKH from the coding sequence ATGGTTCGCATTCTTGGCGGCTTGGTCGGGCTGGGCTTCGTTGCCGCCCTGCTGTTCGGCATCTGGGACACGCTCTCGAACGGAATGAAGGTTGCGCCGACGGCGGAGCATGAATTCCACGAGCACGCGAAAGAGACCAAGTTCTCGTTCGACGGCTTCTTGGGCAAGTATGACAATCGCCAGCTTCAGCGCGGGCTTCAGGTGTACAAGGAAGTGTGCGCCGCCTGTCACTCGCTGCGGCTGGTGTCGTTCCGCGATCTCGAGGCGCTCGGCTATGACGAGGGTCAGGTAAAGACGCTGGCCAAGGGTTTTCAGGTTCCTTCGGTGAACCCGGACACCGGTGAAGCCGCAACCCGCGACGGTCTGCCCTCGGACAAGTTCCCGCTGGTCTATGCCAACGACGTCGCCGCCCGCGCCGCCAACAACAACGCGATCCCGCCGGATCTGTCGCTGATGGCCAAGGCGCGCCACAATGGCCCGGCCTATATTTACTCGCTGCTGACCGGCTATCAGGTACAGCCTGCTGCGCTGCTCAAGGAGTTCCCGGAAGCAAAAACGCCGACCGGCCTGCACTTCAACCCTTATTTCGCCACGCTCAACCTGGCGATGGCACCGCCGCTCAAGGACGGTCAGGTCACCTATTCGGACGGCACGGCGGCCAAGGTCGATAATTATGCCAAGGACGTTGCCGCGTTCCTCGCATGGACCGCGGAGCCGAAGCTTCAGGCGCGCAAGACCGCTGGTCTGGCGACGGTAATCTTCCTGCTGATCTTCTGCTTCCTGACCTATGGTGCGTACAAGAGCATCTGGCGCAATCTGAAGCATTGA
- a CDS encoding adenine phosphoribosyltransferase gives MNSNDDLRALIRTIPDFPKPGIMFRDITTLLLDPAGLARAVERIVDAVEGQVDLVAGIEARGFLFATPVALALGAGVLLVRKDGKLPGATLTEDYTLEYGTDRIAIHADSFAPGARILLIDDLIATGGTARAAVRLLRKAGAQVTEAAFVIDLPELRGADALRAEGIHVTTLVGFAGH, from the coding sequence ATGAACTCGAACGACGATCTCCGCGCGCTGATCCGCACGATCCCGGATTTTCCCAAGCCCGGAATCATGTTCCGCGACATCACCACGCTGTTGCTCGACCCCGCCGGCCTTGCGCGCGCGGTCGAGCGGATCGTCGACGCAGTCGAGGGTCAAGTCGATCTGGTCGCGGGGATCGAGGCGCGCGGCTTCCTCTTCGCCACGCCGGTCGCGCTGGCGCTGGGGGCAGGGGTGCTGCTGGTGCGCAAGGACGGCAAGCTGCCCGGCGCCACCCTCACCGAAGACTATACGCTGGAATATGGCACTGACCGCATCGCGATCCATGCCGATTCTTTTGCCCCCGGCGCGCGCATCCTGCTGATCGACGACCTGATCGCCACCGGCGGCACCGCCCGCGCCGCCGTGCGACTGTTGCGCAAAGCCGGGGCACAAGTGACGGAGGCGGCTTTCGTCATCGACTTGCCCGAATTGCGCGGTGCCGATGCGCTGCGGGCCGAGGGCATTCACGTCACGACGTTGGTGGGCTTCGCGGGGCATTAA
- a CDS encoding MaoC family dehydratase, translating to MIYFDDLEVGATASFGSYHVTREESLAFAEKYDPQPFHLSDEEAAKTHFGRMSASGWHTCAMAMAMLVEQMKAHPQASLGAAGIDELRWLKPVFPGDTLRCETELLEKKASEKRPEMGSTRSQMLVFNQHDEKVLSFIARGLLARRPAG from the coding sequence ATGATATATTTCGACGATCTGGAAGTGGGCGCGACGGCGTCGTTCGGCAGCTATCATGTGACGCGCGAGGAATCGCTGGCTTTCGCCGAGAAATACGACCCGCAGCCCTTTCATTTGTCCGACGAAGAGGCTGCAAAAACGCATTTCGGGCGGATGTCGGCAAGTGGTTGGCACACGTGCGCAATGGCGATGGCGATGCTGGTCGAGCAGATGAAGGCGCATCCGCAGGCGAGCCTGGGCGCGGCGGGAATCGACGAGTTACGCTGGCTGAAACCGGTGTTTCCCGGCGACACGCTGCGCTGTGAAACCGAATTGCTTGAGAAAAAGGCGTCGGAGAAGCGACCCGAAATGGGCAGCACGCGCAGCCAGATGTTAGTGTTCAATCAGCATGACGAGAAGGTGCTGAGCTTTATCGCGCGCGGATTGCTTGCGCGGCGACCGGCGGGCTAA
- a CDS encoding oxygenase MpaB family protein, which yields MPSAPNPVAGLRARLIGVVRRTFNDQDKGETPVQRSDDALFARDSVTWRVHGDVTTMMVGGVASLLLQMLHPAVLAGVWDHSAFRTDMLGRLRRTARFIAVTTFAERGSAEAAIAKVREVHERIGGTLQDGTPYRADDPDLLAWVHVTEMWCFLAAWQRYGVPLTPAQEDIYFAETARIAEALGADPVPRSKAEAEALIARMRPQLAVDARTREVAHFVLAQPAPNLAVAPAQAAIFAAAVDLLPSWARAMHDLKRPLVAVPLVRGSTLAIARTFRWAFGAGVGSR from the coding sequence ATGCCATCCGCTCCCAATCCCGTCGCCGGACTGCGCGCGCGCCTGATCGGGGTGGTGCGCCGCACCTTCAACGATCAGGACAAGGGCGAAACCCCGGTTCAGCGCAGCGACGATGCGCTGTTCGCGCGCGATTCAGTCACCTGGCGCGTGCATGGCGATGTCACGACGATGATGGTCGGCGGCGTCGCGTCGCTATTGCTTCAGATGCTGCACCCGGCGGTGCTGGCCGGCGTGTGGGACCACAGCGCGTTTCGCACCGACATGCTCGGCCGCCTGCGCCGTACCGCGCGCTTCATCGCGGTGACCACCTTTGCCGAACGGGGGAGTGCCGAAGCCGCCATCGCCAAGGTCCGCGAAGTCCACGAACGCATCGGCGGCACGCTACAGGACGGCACCCCCTATCGCGCCGACGACCCCGACCTGCTCGCCTGGGTCCATGTGACGGAGATGTGGTGCTTCCTCGCCGCGTGGCAGCGCTACGGCGTCCCGCTGACCCCGGCACAGGAGGATATCTATTTCGCCGAAACCGCCCGCATCGCCGAAGCGCTCGGTGCCGACCCGGTCCCGCGCAGCAAGGCGGAGGCCGAAGCGCTGATCGCCCGCATGCGCCCGCAACTCGCGGTCGATGCCCGCACACGGGAAGTCGCCCACTTCGTCCTCGCCCAGCCCGCGCCCAACCTCGCCGTCGCCCCGGCCCAGGCGGCGATCTTCGCCGCCGCAGTAGACCTGCTCCCGTCATGGGCGCGCGCAATGCACGATCTGAAACGCCCGCTCGTCGCGGTGCCGCTGGTGCGCGGGTCGACGCTGGCGATTGCGCGGACGTTTCGCTGGGCGTTCGGTGCTGGGGTGGGGAGTCGCTGA
- a CDS encoding OmpA family protein, with translation MSLWMSAAAICIMQTTPGAVRADDPGLVIGAPGADVASPAALDEDTPEIAALRDNDRGVLLLSNGGADAFQAGDLLTQAVAAKRPGAGDAVSRYNLSQFLTNESKFAEAELMQRAALADLSGRWRADDPRLATIKLGLARSLAALGQAPEAELLAREAIAALAARGCTESTTMADGLTLLAGFERDRGKLDSAEAGYRAAIAIGERLLPAATPAEDEAPSPRAAAQARRFAALARLLLTQDRKVEALALATRSVALGPYEIEAQFALGLVRLGMGTRDAATLRSIAQGLDAGAFAGGEVRTDVIDGRARLARWLAADNPYQGWVQIRQAQRGLGERMVAEAVTAEDARRLSMQFAGTQRATIYAAWQAARAAAPIWDRDFTIYFDIDRSEINPSAAMVLDAAAATWRRVGGEILVEGHLDRRGTPNYDVGLSDRMASAAKRYLEERGVPAMAISTIAFGQSRPAVATARGVPERANRRAVIRIGPAS, from the coding sequence ATGAGCCTGTGGATGTCCGCCGCCGCGATCTGCATCATGCAGACAACGCCCGGCGCGGTGCGTGCCGACGATCCCGGGCTGGTAATCGGGGCACCGGGCGCGGATGTCGCGTCGCCAGCCGCGCTGGACGAGGACACGCCGGAGATTGCCGCATTGCGCGACAATGATCGCGGGGTCTTGCTGTTGTCGAACGGCGGTGCCGACGCGTTCCAGGCAGGCGACCTGTTGACCCAGGCCGTGGCGGCGAAGCGCCCCGGAGCCGGCGATGCGGTGTCGCGTTATAATCTCAGCCAGTTCCTGACCAACGAGAGCAAGTTCGCCGAAGCTGAACTGATGCAGCGCGCGGCACTCGCCGATCTGTCGGGCCGGTGGCGTGCCGACGATCCGCGGCTGGCAACGATCAAGCTCGGCCTCGCGCGGTCGCTGGCCGCGCTGGGTCAGGCACCCGAGGCCGAATTGCTCGCGCGCGAGGCGATTGCGGCGTTGGCGGCCCGCGGTTGCACGGAAAGTACGACGATGGCCGACGGGCTGACGCTGCTCGCCGGGTTCGAGCGGGATCGCGGCAAGCTCGATTCGGCCGAAGCTGGATACCGCGCCGCGATTGCGATCGGCGAACGGCTGCTGCCCGCAGCCACGCCGGCGGAGGATGAGGCCCCCAGCCCGCGCGCCGCAGCGCAAGCCCGCCGCTTCGCCGCGCTTGCCCGGCTGCTCCTCACGCAGGATCGCAAGGTCGAGGCGCTGGCGCTGGCTACACGCAGCGTGGCGCTGGGGCCGTATGAGATCGAGGCGCAGTTTGCGCTCGGCCTGGTCCGGCTGGGCATGGGCACACGCGATGCCGCGACGTTGCGGTCGATCGCACAGGGTCTGGATGCAGGCGCTTTCGCCGGTGGCGAAGTCCGCACCGACGTCATTGACGGTCGCGCGCGGCTGGCGCGCTGGCTGGCGGCGGATAATCCCTATCAGGGATGGGTGCAGATCCGGCAGGCGCAGCGCGGGTTGGGCGAGCGCATGGTGGCGGAGGCCGTGACCGCGGAGGATGCCCGCCGGCTGAGCATGCAGTTCGCGGGCACCCAGCGCGCGACGATCTATGCCGCGTGGCAGGCAGCGCGTGCCGCCGCGCCGATATGGGACCGCGACTTCACGATCTATTTCGACATCGACCGCAGCGAGATCAACCCGAGCGCCGCAATGGTGCTGGACGCTGCTGCCGCGACGTGGCGTCGGGTCGGTGGCGAGATATTGGTCGAAGGGCATCTCGATCGGCGCGGAACCCCCAATTATGACGTCGGCCTGTCCGACCGGATGGCGAGCGCGGCGAAGCGCTATCTGGAGGAGCGCGGCGTCCCGGCGATGGCGATCAGCACGATCGCCTTTGGCCAGAGTCGCCCGGCGGTCGCCACGGCGCGCGGGGTGCCCGAACGCGCAAATCGCCGCGCGGTGATCCGCATCGGCCCGGCAAGCTAG
- the ychF gene encoding redox-regulated ATPase YchF, translated as MGFRCGIVGLPNVGKSTLFNALTQTAAAQAANYPFCTIEPNVGNVAVPDPRLDSLAKIAGSAKIIETQLGFLDIAGLVRGASKGEGLGNQFLGNIREVDAIVHVLRCFENDDIQHVDNKVDPIADAETVETELMLSDLESLEKRVPALQKKATQGDKDAKIAASVLAQALDLLREGKPARLTVPKDPDEKRALAQAQLITAKPVLYVCNVNEEDAANGNDFSARVFEKAKAEGAQAVVVSAAIEAEIATMPAEERGEFLAELGLEETGLTRVIRAGYSLLHLLTFFTVGPKEARAWTTHVGAKAPQAAGEIHTDFERGFIRAETTAFDDFIKYNGEAGARDNGKLRSEGKEYVVQDGDVMLFRFNV; from the coding sequence ATGGGCTTTCGCTGCGGCATCGTCGGCTTGCCGAACGTCGGCAAATCGACGCTTTTCAACGCGCTGACGCAAACGGCGGCGGCACAGGCGGCGAATTATCCGTTCTGCACGATCGAGCCCAATGTCGGCAACGTCGCAGTGCCCGATCCGCGCCTCGATTCGCTGGCAAAGATCGCGGGTTCGGCGAAGATCATCGAGACGCAGCTGGGTTTCCTCGACATCGCCGGACTGGTGCGTGGCGCGAGCAAGGGCGAAGGTCTGGGCAACCAGTTCCTGGGTAACATTCGTGAGGTGGATGCGATCGTCCATGTCCTGCGCTGTTTCGAGAATGACGACATCCAGCATGTCGACAACAAGGTCGATCCGATTGCGGACGCCGAGACGGTCGAGACCGAATTGATGCTGTCCGACCTGGAGAGCCTGGAGAAGCGCGTCCCGGCGTTGCAGAAAAAGGCGACGCAGGGCGACAAGGATGCGAAAATTGCGGCATCGGTGCTGGCGCAGGCGCTGGATCTGTTGCGCGAAGGCAAACCCGCGCGGCTGACCGTGCCGAAGGACCCCGACGAGAAACGCGCGCTGGCGCAGGCGCAACTCATTACCGCCAAGCCAGTGCTGTATGTGTGTAACGTCAACGAAGAGGATGCCGCGAACGGCAATGACTTCTCCGCACGCGTGTTCGAAAAGGCCAAGGCCGAGGGCGCGCAGGCCGTCGTCGTCTCAGCCGCGATCGAGGCTGAGATCGCAACGATGCCAGCGGAAGAGCGCGGCGAATTCTTGGCCGAACTGGGGCTGGAGGAAACCGGCCTGACGCGCGTGATCCGCGCCGGATATTCGCTGCTCCATCTACTCACCTTCTTCACCGTCGGGCCAAAGGAAGCGCGCGCCTGGACCACGCATGTCGGGGCCAAGGCGCCACAGGCGGCGGGCGAAATCCACACCGATTTCGAGCGCGGCTTCATTCGCGCGGAAACCACCGCGTTCGACGATTTCATCAAGTATAACGGCGAAGCGGGCGCGCGCGACAACGGCAAGCTGCGCAGCGAAGGCAAGGAATATGTCGTGCAGGACGGCGACGTGATGCTGTTCCGCTTCAACGTCTGA
- a CDS encoding glycine zipper 2TM domain-containing protein: MQKGLTTLLALSLAIPIAAAPVLSGEAQAQSWEERQRERDREYNERRGRGPDRRDRAQSGRDYRWQGGQRRDWNPQDSYRQGNYRERRLSRQDQIYRGRDNRYYCRRSDGTTGLVVGAALGGVLGGVVGNGDILGVLLGGAGGAVLGRQVDRGNVRCR, encoded by the coding sequence ATGCAAAAAGGTTTAACTACACTGTTGGCGCTGTCGCTTGCGATTCCGATCGCGGCTGCGCCCGTCCTGTCCGGCGAAGCGCAGGCGCAAAGCTGGGAAGAGCGCCAACGCGAGCGCGATCGGGAGTATAATGAGCGTCGTGGGCGCGGGCCCGATCGCCGCGACCGTGCGCAGAGCGGCCGCGACTATCGCTGGCAGGGAGGACAGCGGCGAGACTGGAATCCGCAGGACAGCTATCGTCAGGGGAATTACCGCGAACGCCGCCTGAGCCGTCAGGACCAGATTTATCGCGGCCGCGACAACCGCTATTATTGCCGTCGCAGCGACGGGACGACCGGTTTGGTCGTCGGCGCGGCACTGGGTGGTGTGCTGGGCGGCGTGGTCGGCAATGGCGACATTCTGGGCGTACTGCTGGGCGGTGCCGGCGGTGCCGTGCTTGGTCGGCAGGTCGATCGCGGCAATGTTCGCTGCCGTTGA
- a CDS encoding TIGR02466 family protein, translating into MTVRSLFATRFSETELGDPALLAELGDACRDLAEHDRAGRGWSKAHGYRGYTSYASLNDLPLRDPRFGDLVRHLNRHVAGFADACAFELGGRRLKLDSLWVNILKPGGTHSGHIHPHSVVSGTIYIEVPLGSGALKLEDPRLPLMMAAPTRRADAPEDVQSFVYAEPKPGSIFLWESWLRHEVVTGNAKAERISISFNYR; encoded by the coding sequence ATGACCGTCCGCAGCCTGTTCGCCACCCGCTTTTCCGAAACCGAACTCGGCGATCCGGCTTTGCTCGCCGAGCTGGGCGATGCCTGTCGCGATCTGGCCGAACACGATCGCGCGGGGCGTGGCTGGTCGAAGGCGCATGGCTATCGCGGTTACACCTCTTACGCCTCGCTCAACGATCTGCCGCTACGCGATCCGCGGTTCGGCGATCTGGTGCGGCACCTCAACCGCCATGTCGCGGGGTTCGCCGATGCGTGCGCGTTCGAGCTGGGCGGGCGGCGGCTGAAGCTCGACAGTTTGTGGGTCAATATCCTGAAGCCCGGCGGCACGCATTCGGGGCATATCCATCCGCACAGCGTGGTCTCGGGCACCATCTATATCGAAGTACCGTTAGGCAGCGGCGCGCTGAAGCTGGAAGACCCGCGCCTCCCCCTGATGATGGCCGCGCCGACTCGTCGCGCCGATGCGCCCGAGGATGTGCAGTCGTTCGTCTATGCCGAGCCAAAACCGGGCAGCATCTTTCTGTGGGAAAGCTGGCTGCGACACGAGGTGGTGACGGGAAATGCGAAGGCGGAGCGGATCAGCATCAGTTTCAACTATCGCTGA
- the pth gene encoding aminoacyl-tRNA hydrolase: MKLWVGLGNPGAQYAMNRHNVGFMAADAISEVHGFTSPAKKFQGWVQEGRIGGEKLLLLKPATFMNESGRSIRAALDFYKLEPEDVTVFHDELDLAPFKVKVKRGGGAAGQNGIRSAIEHIGAEFRRVRIGIGHPGHKDRVTGYVLGNYGKAEIEDLSDLLGAIAAEAAWLAEGDDVRFMNDVALRMQAIP; encoded by the coding sequence ATGAAGCTCTGGGTCGGGCTGGGCAATCCGGGCGCGCAATATGCGATGAACCGGCACAATGTCGGCTTCATGGCCGCCGATGCGATATCGGAGGTACATGGCTTCACGTCGCCCGCGAAGAAGTTTCAGGGGTGGGTGCAGGAAGGGCGGATTGGCGGCGAGAAGCTGCTGCTGCTCAAGCCCGCGACCTTCATGAACGAAAGCGGGCGATCCATCCGCGCCGCGCTGGATTTCTACAAGCTTGAGCCGGAGGACGTGACGGTGTTCCACGACGAGCTCGACCTGGCCCCGTTCAAGGTGAAGGTGAAGCGCGGCGGCGGCGCGGCGGGGCAGAACGGCATCCGCAGCGCGATCGAGCATATCGGGGCGGAGTTTCGCCGGGTGCGGATCGGCATCGGGCATCCGGGCCACAAGGACCGCGTCACCGGATACGTGCTGGGCAATTACGGCAAGGCGGAAATCGAGGATCTGTCTGACTTGCTGGGCGCGATTGCGGCGGAGGCGGCGTGGTTGGCAGAGGGCGACGACGTGCGTTTCATGAACGACGTGGCGCTGCGGATGCAGGCGATCCCCTGA
- a CDS encoding 50S ribosomal protein L25/general stress protein Ctc — MSDTLTLSAETRDRVGKGASRALRREGRTPAVIYGNKQEPLGIHVDSRALMKLLMTGHFMNSVVMIEGAGGKAIRTLPKDVTLDVVTDLPVHVDFLRISEHATVTVNVPIVFVDEEESPGLEKGGVLNVVRHDLEVVCDASNIPSEITVSVKGLELGESLHISAVTLPKGVASAIDDRDFTIATIAAPAALLAEREDAAAEAEAAEAAEAAGETVEEEATDGDAAEGDTETKEGDEA; from the coding sequence ATGAGCGACACGCTTACGCTGTCGGCCGAGACGCGCGACCGGGTTGGCAAGGGAGCCTCCCGGGCGCTGCGTCGTGAAGGCCGCACCCCCGCCGTGATTTACGGCAACAAGCAGGAACCACTCGGCATTCATGTCGATTCGCGTGCCCTGATGAAGTTGCTGATGACGGGCCATTTCATGAACTCGGTCGTGATGATCGAGGGTGCCGGCGGCAAGGCCATCCGCACGCTGCCCAAGGACGTGACGCTTGACGTCGTCACCGACCTGCCCGTGCATGTCGATTTCCTGCGCATTTCCGAGCATGCGACGGTCACGGTCAACGTGCCGATCGTGTTCGTCGATGAAGAAGAATCACCCGGCCTGGAAAAGGGCGGCGTGCTGAACGTCGTTCGCCACGATCTGGAAGTCGTCTGCGACGCGTCGAATATCCCGAGCGAGATCACGGTTTCGGTCAAGGGACTCGAGCTTGGCGAATCGCTGCACATTTCGGCCGTGACCCTGCCCAAGGGCGTGGCGAGCGCGATCGACGATCGCGACTTCACCATCGCCACGATCGCGGCCCCTGCTGCGCTGCTGGCCGAGCGTGAAGATGCCGCAGCCGAAGCCGAAGCGGCTGAAGCCGCCGAAGCCGCTGGCGAGACGGTCGAGGAAGAAGCCACCGACGGCGATGCCGCCGAGGGTGACACTGAGACCAAGGAGGGTGACGAGGCGTAA